The following are from one region of the Cryptococcus deuterogattii R265 chromosome 8, complete sequence genome:
- a CDS encoding sterol-binding protein, producing MSDLTETGFKTSDVLSSLASVFEKMPDAEKKSQIKKTNGVFQLNVKNSQGKEAVWVIDMKNEGKVTKGPAKRPDVSIALSDDTFIGLADGKVNAQKAFMTGGLKVKGNIMLATKLDGVLKACHLAVVCNVLRTN from the exons ATGTCGGACCTCACTGAAACTGGTTTCAAG ACCAGTGACGTGCTTTCT TCCCTGGCTTCTGTTTTTGAGAAGATGCCTGATGCCGAAAAGAAGAGTCAAATTAAGAAG ACAAATGGAGTCTTTCAACTTAATGTGAAGAATAGtcaagggaaggaagctgTCTGGGT CATCGATATGAAGAACGAAGGCAAGGTTACGAAAGGTCCCGCCAAGCGCCCCG ATGTCTCAATTGCTCTGAGTGATG ACACCTTCATCGGTCTAGCAGATGGCAAAGTGAATGCACAGAAAGCCTTCATGACCGGTGGTTTAAAAGTCAAGGGTAAC ATTATGCTTGCG ACTAAGCTCGACGGGGTGTTAAAGGCATGTCATCTGGCTGTTGTTTGTAACGTTCTTCGTACTAACTAG
- a CDS encoding DNA polymerase lambda subunit: protein MPPAIELKTLPAKFWKVFDDLDDSEILEETEEERRLYDETIRNEIGWKIQPMFKFDVPSTIDHVTKASTDGDPFIEYDICSAPVPSRDASINAAPTGGASFTGSQPTPSFHPSLMGKTSTPRAHRVVRHESIENVSEKVCQSEQALPFKYPALCAEKAGTGDASSSGFFPNLRNQVRMGSELPSHNVFPNTPAPLASCITSIPVTTSVTPLPSFRQSQFGKVSTPHAANLTFPDVPTPSSDEYTPAGPSTRPIAISNSKHPHKTASARRAHTIDTPEYIPSPVDTPDTARAVIGAFGRSPRDDPATPGPLRLLPLEGGANKRFQNISKHFQIFVAKKEGGAVGGKKGANEKGKQPMEKIPSHGLGGGILRGLRICLPPGDKPMSIQQQAWDQIIELGGKVVLYPDKATTHVIYDSDNGTKVKLAKLLRLRSLDELPVATECVLWKWISESKLNGVLLPVENFRSFHVDSLFPRIMSTGSLDQRNPILATLADQRLKRKRVMTESETESEESLPKKIQLQASVAHFYRNNPLFNAFALRPAGPSRLRDSVPYHAVETEHTTSKGSGWKKGEEDQRDALDEMIEGVKDGSLSEDELLDDEQSAHLPSDNHAIEDEIDSAARFSKGGQKKSRKNEKGPNEWLAEKFDQLHDLYEGQVGKNPHSIRPAAAMRRTMFPITSGAQAREINGIGEALAERINEFISGVPGRAFYEDNEHARCIVVFKDIYGVGRQYANELYRMGARTITDLRTGRFPLSPGQQIGLALYEDLRSRIPREECRQIFELIKLEAKTVDEKLWVEIMGSYRRGSETSGDVDILITRANTDGKTHKGAIKKLVDKLKAKGVITHELSTPHDWNALEAKWMGVGRVGQSANYRRIDILCVPYESWGASLIYFTGKTDPYWSQETVELTIHHLGNELFNRSLRLYARKLGYSLNQRGLYRNVVRAKDGTKVLEGDRVASRTEEEIFHELGLRWRHPHHRRP, encoded by the exons ATGCCTCCTGCCATCGAGCTCAAGACGCTCCCCGCCAAATTCTGGAAAGTATTTGATGATCTGGATGACTCTGAGATACTGGAGGAGaccgaagaggaaaggagactGTATGATGAGACAATAAGGAATGAGATTGGTTGGAAAATACAGCCAATGTTTAAGTTCGACGTGCCGAGTACAATTGACCACGTCACGAAGGCTTCAACGGACGGCGACCCTTTTATTGAATACGATATATGCTCAGCCCCGGTTCCTTCTAGGGACGCATCAATTAATGCTGCACCGACCGGGGGCGCTTCTTTCACTGGGTCTCAGCCGACCCCCTCGTTCCATCCGTCACTAATGGGCAAGACGTCTACGCCACGAGCTCATAGAGTAGTACGTCATGAATCGATAGAAAACGTGTCAGAGAAGGTTTGCCAGTCTGAGCAAGCTCTACCCTTCAAATATCCCGCATTATGTGCTGAAAAAGCTGGCACTGGTGACGCTTCATCCAGTGGATTTTTCCCAAATTTAAGGAATCAAGTCCGAATGGGCTCTGAGCTGCCTAGTCATAATGTTTTCCCCAATACTCCTGCTCCGTTGGCTTCCTGTATAACTTCTATTCCAGTGACCACTTCAGTAACTCCCTTGCCTTCGTTTCGCCAATCTCAATTTGGGAAAGTGTCGACTCCTCATGCTGCAAATTTGACTTTTCCTGACGTTCCAACGCCGAGTTCTGATGAATATACGCCTGCAGGCCCGTCAACCAGGCCGATAGCAATTAGCAATTCCAAGCATCCACACAAGACGGCATCCGCACGACGTGCTCACACGATCGATACACCTGAATACATACCTTCACCGGTTGACACACCAGATACCGCGCGTGCTGTAATTGGCGCATTCGGTCGAAGTCCCCGCGATGATCCAGCTACACCAGGTCCATTACGATTACTGCCCTTGGAGGGTGGGGCAAACAAGAGATTTCAAAACATCAGCAAGCATTTTCAGATCTTCGtggcgaagaaagaaggtggtgCTGTagggggaaagaaaggtgCAAATGAAAAGGGAAAACAGCCCATGGAGAAGATTCCCAGCCACGGTCTCGGAGGGGGTATTCTCCGAGGGCTGCGCATTTGCCTTCCTCCGGGGGATAAACCGATGTCTATTCAACAACAGGCGTGGGACCAG ATTATAGAGCTTGGTGGTAAGGTCGTCCTGTACCCTGACAAAGCTACTACACATGTCATATACGACAGCGATAACGGAACGAAAGTCAAACTCGCTAAACTTCTACGTCTTCGATCCTTGGATGAACTGCCGGTGGCTACGGAATGTGTATTGTGGAAATGGATATCTGAAAGTAAGCTCAAC GGTGTTTTACTACCAGTTGAAAATTTCCGCAGCTTTCACGTAGATTCATTGTTCCCTAGGATAATGTCCACTGGTAGTCTCGATCAACGTAACCCCATATTGGCTACTCTGGCCGATCAGAGATTAAAACG GAAGCGCGTAATGACAGAATCGGAGACCGAATCTGAAGAGTCGCTACCCAAGAAAATTCAACTTCAAGCCAGTGTTGCTCATTTTTACAGGAATAATCCTCTGTTCAATGCCTTTGCTTTACGTCCGGCTGGACCTTCAAGGCTCAGGGATTCTGTTCCTTATCATGCGGTTGAGACTGAGCATACTACTTCCAAGGGCTCtggatggaaaaagggggaggaagacCAGAGAGATGCTTTAGACGAAATGATTGAAGGCGTAAAGGACGGAAGCCTGTctgaggatgag TTATTGGACGATGAGCAGTCTGCTCATCTCCCAAGCGATAATCACGCTATTGAGGACGAGATCGATTCAGCAGCGAGATTTAGCAAGGGcggacagaagaagagtagaaAGAATGAGAAGGGACCCAACGAATGGTTAGCTGAGAAATTTGACCAATTACATGACTTGTACGAAGGTCAGGTGGGGAAGAATCCACATTCAATCAGAC CTGCGGCTGCTATGAGAC GCACAATGTTCCCCATCACAAGCGGCGCGCAAGCACGTGAAATCAACGGTATCGGCGAAGCTCTAGCTGAAAGG ATCAATGAGTTTATCTCTGGAGTACCTGGCCGCGCCTTCTATGAAGACAATGAACATGCTCGTTGTATAGTCGTATTCAAAGATATATATGGCGTCG GTCGGCAGTATGCTAATGAACTATACCGGATGGGTGCTCGTACCATAACTGACCTCCGCACCGGTCGTTTCCCCCTTTCACCCGGCCAACAAATTGGTCTCGCTCTATATGAAGATCTCAGATCCCGAATACCTCGCGAGGAGTGTAGGCAAATCTTTGAACTCATAAAACTGGAAGCCAAGACTGTAGATGAGAAGTTGTGGGTGGAGATCATGGGCAGTTACAGACGAGGATCAGAAACCAGCGGCGATGTCGATATCCTTATCACGAGGGCCAACACTGATGGTAAGACCCACAAAGGAGCAATCAAGAAGCTGGTAGACAAGTTGAAGGCCAAGGGAGTAATCACTCACGAA CTGAGCACCCCTCATGACTGGAATGCGTTGGAGGCGAAGTGGATGGGGGTAGGAAGGGTGGGACAGAGTGCTAATTATAGACGTATCG ATATATTGTGTGTGCCATATGAGTCTTGGGGAGCTTCTTTGATTTATTTCACTGGTAAGACCGACCCATACTGGTCACAAGAGACGGTTGAGCTAACCATTCATCATCTAGGTAATGAACTT TTCAATCGTTCCCTGCGATTATATGCGAGGAAATTGGGATATAGCCTGAACCAGCGAGGTCTGTATCGTAATGTGGTCAGAGCTAAAGATGGAACTAAAGTGTTGGAAG GTGATCGCGTAGCATCAAggactgaagaagagatctTCCACGAGCTGGGGctgaggtggag acatcctcatcatcgtagACCATGA
- a CDS encoding RNA helicase: MSVQHYLGTLFQPQPPTLEDSWKAAISSWGSSQFRAQAVDDVEPVLDTSPWPSVLDYLSITGLPSVNLEPPPIESAPESSLSTRADLVDRLRQHIPTTFGSLVNLLSTPRSNDDIQSELIEIMGFEGDALLLIEELLKPGARQHVVNSCLRSTPSEQDKNEARPVQTDKPSYLPNARMTVKKKVKDWKKVIDISDIVGSAEDINRRLQEQIEGPKAMFSEDGPKMIEQETLPHVYTATGNKFISLSHGGKFALPEGTKREYTDTYEEVIIPPANPVPPKKTERPVKIAELSPMAGGCFSKYIQLNRMQSIVQPTAMNTNENMLICAPTGAGKTDVAIMAIIRVLSQHVIDGPTSHPSGFNIDRNAFKIIYVAPMKALASEIVSKFAKRLAWLSIKVRELTGDMQLTKQEIEETQIIVTTPEKWDVVTRKPTGEGELASKVKLLIIDEVHLLAEDRGAVIETIVARTLRQVESSQSLIRIVGLSATLPNYVDVGDFLRVNRYQGLFYFDASFRPIPLEQHFIGVSGKPRSAVSARNMDRVVFEKVSELVEAGHQVMVFVHARRDTVKTAQTLKEMALEEGVSTFFQTDGHAKFSQYRAEISKSKNKEMKELFDAGFGIHHAGMLRSDRNMMEKMFGDGCINVLCCTSTLAWGVNLPAHAVIIKGTQVYDTGKGSFMDLSVLDVLQIFGRAGRPGYATSGVGFICTTHDKVDHYVTAVMSQTPIESKFIPGMTDALNAEVALGTITNVQEAMQWLSYTYLFVRMKKNPWVYAMDHDVTKDDPQLGNKRNELIVQAARLLQKARMVRYDDLANTFGITDLGRIAAKYYLRFSTVEIFNSKFNPRMSNADLFQMLCEATEFEQIQLRDSEVEELEAIIGSGVIPLEVAGGAINKRNKVNILLQAHISNVYINDFALVSDAAFVAQNAGRIIRALLEIALSRNWANCSYLLVELSKCIERRQWVYDHGLAQLKVLQRETIHKLTQYTPDSMTISDFRDMTAQENGKFIHMNEKHGQAVLDAAMMFPTVNLTHTLRPITHDLLQITVKVTPQFKWHSKISGSSEPFYVWVQDEEGLNIYQWRNVRVTPSTTAIIIDFFLPFDDVPPDSISIISISDKWLWSYEQLVIQLSNLIMPPPPKESTQILSIPFLRRSCFNDPQLEQRYAQTLDTLNTVQSHAFWMLHNTSMNAVISAPVGSGKTLLAEGAVWNAFRHNKESVVLIVVPERYAVHEAVARLRNLCPPKRRVVIKTLFSVSDFEQLLSGGPAIGVTTPFAILSNDKMDNFLNTQRLGLYVFEDLHLLDEMYELAVSKILTFARTARTRIVGTTSSLNDPSDLAEWLGVDPGLLDQWGKPVVSQPPALFSFAPSDRDNHISVSIKSFTIPHGPTLLRAMIKPTYDILKSVTGGAIIFVPSVQACATVAADLVTQSGTEMNLNGFLSRPRHEIEPFTERLKDERLFEPMLHGIGYITRDMAPTDLAIVLELFASGIIRAIIAPRQSCWTLPVRGDSVIIMGTQYVRVSARLEDKGAKSKPGKHLVSYSAQELVKMQGFAVASAAPTALGGRMFIMCPAEQQVMISRVFKEGLPLESKILDLLSRRSTPSSSVDPRAIQALTNLFKGRRPPPRPTVDRPLRPDGRKADMMDIVNWSFLFVRAKSNPSYYQLVKGSEVEGISKVIDGWFDSMDGVKVETVEEQRVPTVEEAKAQDDREDDSKKADVNSDQEDGVANCEADGTLNLDEAEQNGSGSKKS, from the exons ATGTCTGTTCAGCATTACCTGGGCACTCTTTTCCAGCCCCAACCTCCAACACTCGAGGATAGTTGGAAAGCTGCTATCTCAAGCTGGGGCTCCTCCCA GTTTCGTGCTCAAGCAGTCGATGATGTTGAGCCAGTCTTGGATACTTCACCATGGCCTTCTGTTCTAGACTATTTATCCATCACTGGCCTGCCATCCGTAAACCTAGAGCCTCCTCCCATCGAATCTGCACCCGAGTCGTCATTATCAACGAGAGCTGATTTGGTCGATCGTTTGCGCCA GCACATTCCTACCACCTTTGGATCACTCGTCAATCTTCTATCTACTCCGCGCTCAAACGATGATATACAGTCCGAATTGATCGAAATTATGGGATTCGAGGGCGATGCCCTTTTACTGATCGAGGAATTGTTAAAACCAGGAGCAAGACAACATGTCGTCAACAGCTGTTTGCGCTCTACCCCT AGTGAGCAAGACAAGAATGAAGCGAGGCCTGTCCAGACGGACAAGCCCTCATATTTACCAAATGCGAGGATGACAGtaaagaaaaaggtcaaagaTTGGAAAAAGGTCATAGACATCTCAGACATTGTTGGATCCGCCGAAGATATCAACAGAAGGTTGCAAGAGCAGATTGAAGGTCCCAAAGCGATGTTCTCGGAGGATGGTCCC AAAATGATCGAGCAAGAGACTTTGCCACACGTTTATACAGCAACGGGGAACAAgttcatctctctttcccatgGTGGAAAGTTCGCCCTTCCTGAAGGTACAAAGCGAGAATACACAGAT ACGTATGAAGAGGTGATTATACCCCCAGCGAATCCTGTGCCGCCCAAGAAAACAGAGCGCCCTGTCAAGATTGCTGAATTGTCCCCCATGGCGGGAGGTTGTTTCTCT AAATATATCCAGTTGAATAGGATGCAAAGTATTGTACAACCCACTGCTATGAACACAAACGAGAACATGTTGATTTGCG CGCCCACTGGTGCC GGTAAAACTGATGTGGCTATCATGGCAATTATCCGTGTTCTGTCTCAGCACGTTATCGACGGTCCGacctcccatccttcaggTTTCAACATCGATCGCAACGCTTTCAAAATTATTTATGTTGCTCCCATGAAGGCCCTTGCCTCAGAAATCGTGTCTAAATTTGCAAAACGTCTTGCATGGCTCAGTATTAAGGTCAGAGAGTTGACTGGAGACATGCAATTAACAAAACAAGAGATCGAAGAGACACAAATCATAGTGACAACGCCTGAGAAATGGGATGTAGTGACTAGAAAGCCGAcaggtgaaggggaacTGGCTTCTAAAGTCAAGTTGCTTATCATCGATGAGGTTCACTTGCTTGCGGAAGATCGAGGTGCCGTTATTGAAACTATCGTGGCCAGAACACTACGACAA GTTGAATCAAGCCAATCTCTTATTCGTATTGTCGGCCTCAGTGCCACGCTGCCGAATTATGTCGATGTTGGAGATTTCTTGAG GGTAAACCGATATCAAGGCCTTTTTTATTTCGACGCTTCTTTCAGACCAATTCCTCTCGAGCAGCATTTTATTGGTGTTTCCGGAAAGCCTCGTTCAGCCGTCTCTGCACGTAACATGGATCGAGTCGTTTTTGAAAAG GTTTCTGAACTTGTGGAGGCTGGTCATCAAGTAATGGTGTTTGTGCATGCACGGCGAGACACTGTCAAGACTGCACAAACTCTAAAGGAGATGGCTTTAGAAGAAGGTGtctccactttcttccAGACCGATGGCCACGCCAAATTCAGTCAGTACAGAGCAGAGATTTCCAAGTCTAAAAacaaggagatgaaggagttaTTCGATGCCGGATTTGGTATCCACCATGCGGGTATGCTGAGATCAGACCGGAATatgatggaaaagatgttTGGGGATGGTTGCATTAAC GTCCTATGCTGTACCTCAACGTTGGCGTGGGGTGTCAATCTTCCGGCACATGCTGTTATCATCAAAGGAACCCAGGTTTATGACACCGGCAAAGGTTCTTTCATGGATCTCTCTGTCCTCGACGTCCTTCAGATCTTCGGCCGAGCCGGTCGACCTGGATATGCAACAAGTGGTGTCGGCTTTATATGTACCACCCACGACAAAGTTGATCACTATGTGACAGCGGTCATGTCTCAG ACGCCAATCGAATCCAA ATTTATTCCCGGCATGACAGACGCTCTTAACGCTGAGGTAGCGTTAGGAACAATTACTAATGTTCAAGAAGCGATGCAATGGTTGAGTTACACCTATCTCTTCG TTCGCATGAAAAAGAACCCTTGGGTTTATG CCATGGATCATGATGTCACAAAAGACGACCCGCAACTGGGTAATAAGCGTAACGAGCTTATTGTCCAAGCtgctcgtcttcttcaaaaggCTAGGATGGTTCGATATGATGATTTGGCCAACACATTCGGTATCACAGATCTAGGTCGGATTGCAGCCAAGTATTACCTCAGGTTCTCCACTGTTGAGATTTTCA ACAGTAAATTCAATCCTCGAATGAGCAATGCAGATCTGTTCCAAATGCTATGTGAAGCGACTGAG TTTGAGCAAATTCAGCTTCGAGACAGCGAAGTGGAAGAACTTGAGGCCATTATTGGTAGTGGTGTCATCCCATTGGAAGTTGCT GGCGGTGCCATCAACAAGCGTAACAAGGTCAACATCCTGCTCCAAGCGCACATCTCCAATGTTTACATTAACGATTTTGCTCTCGTTTCCGACGCGGCATTTGTTGCACAA AATGCCGGACGTATTATTCGCGCCTTGCTTGAGATTGCTCTTAGTCGTAACTGGGCCAACTGCTCCTACCTGCTGGTCGAGCTCAGTAAATGTATTGAACGCCGACAATGGGTTTACGATCATGGTCTCGCCCAGCTCAAGGTGCTCCAGCGTGAAACTATACACAAACTTACTCAGTATACGCCCGACAGCATGACCATTTCGGATTTCCGAGACATGACTGCTCAAGAGAATGGGAAGTTTATTCATATGAACGAGAAGCATGGGCAGGCTGTCTTGGATGCCGCGATGATGTTCCCGACTGTCAACCTCACCCACACTTTGCGGCCGATTACCCATGATCTGCTACAAATCACCGTCAAGGTCACACCACAATTCAAATGGCATAGCAAGATCTCCGGCAGCAGCGAACCGTTCTATGTTTGGGTtcaagacgaagaaggttTGAATATTTACCAGTGGCGTAATGTCCGAGTCACGCCCTCAACTACCgctatcatcatcgacttcttcttACCTTTTGATGATGTGCCTCCAGACTCGATATCAATTATCTCTATATCCGACAAATGGTTATGGTCCTACGAGCAGCTCGTCATTCAGCTGAGCAATTTAATAATgccgcctcctccaaagGAATCCACTCAAATCCTTAgcattccattcctgcgCCGCTCATGCTTCAATGATCCCCAGTTAGAGCAGCGATATGCTCAGACATTGGACACTTTGAATACCGTCCAAAGCCATGCCTTCTGGATGCTTCATAACACTTCTATGAACGCTGTTATCTCTGCTCCTGTTGGAAGCGGAAAAACTCTACTGGCTGAGGGAGCTGTATG GAATGCTTTTCGGCATAACAAAGAGTCGGTCGTCTTGATAGTAGTGCCTGAGCGGTACGCTGTTCACGAGGCCGTTGCCAGATTGCGAAATTTATGTCCTCCAAAGCGAAGGGTAGTCATCAAAACTCTCTTTAGCGTGTCCGACTTTGAACAACTCCTCTCTGGAGGGCCTGCTATTGGAGTTACGACACCTTTTGCAATCCTGAGCAATGATAAAATGGATAATTTCCTAAATACTCAACGCTTAGGGTTGTATGTCTTTGAAGACCTACACCTTCTCGATGAAATGTACGAACTTGCCGTGTCAAAAATTTTGACTTTCGCCCGGACTGCACGAACTCGAATTGTCGGGacaacatcatctctcAACGATCCCTCTGATCTTGCTGAATGGCTTGGGGTTGACCCTGGCCTATTGGATCAATGGGGAAAGCCTGTCGTTTCACAACCTCCCGCTTTGTTCAGTTTCGCTCCCTCAGATCGCGACAATCATATTTCTGTGTCCATCAAATCATTCACTATTCCTCATGGTCCTACCTTGCTTCGCGCTATGATCAAACCCACTTATGATATCCTCAAATCCGTGACAGGTGGTGCTATCATATTTGTACCATCCGTCCAAGCTTGTGCAACAGTCGCTGCCGACCTTGTCACTCAATCCGGGACCGAAATGAACCTTAATGGCTTCCTTTCTCGGCCTCGTCACGAGATCGAGCCATTCACTGAACGCttgaaagatgagagaTTGTTTGAACCAATGCTCCATGGTATTGGCTACATTACTCGTGACATGGCACCGACGGACCTTGCCATTGTTCTTGAGCTTTTTGCGAGTGGTATTATCCGTGCTATCATCGCCCCTCGCCAATCATGTTGGACACTCCCGGTTCGGGGTGACAGTGTCATCATTATGGGTACGCAATACGTACGCGTGAGCGCGAGACTCGAAGACAAGGGGGCCAAATCGAAACCTGGAAAACATTTAGTAAGCTATTCGGCGCAAGAGTTGGTGAAGATGCAAGGCTTCGCTGTGGCTTCAGCGGCCCCCACTGCCCTGGGTGGAAGGATGTTTATCATGTGCCCGGCAGAGCAGCAAGTCATGATCTCCCGAGTGTTCAAAGAGGGTCTCCCATTAGAATCTAAAATCCTGGATCTTCTTTCACGCAGATCTACACCCTCATCTTCGGTTGACCCAAGAGCTATCCAAGCACTCACTAACTTATTCAAGGGTCGCagacctcctcctcgtcctaCGGTCGACAGACCCCTCAGACCTGACGGCAGGAAGGCCGACATGATGGACATTGTGAATTGGTCGTTCCTTTTTGTCAGAGCGAAAAGCAACCCTAGTTACTACCAACTCGTCAAGGGGtcagaagtggaaggtATTTCAAAAGTAATTGACGGATGGTTTGATTCTATGGACGGAGTAAAGGTGGAGACTGTTGAGGAGCAGAGGGTGCCGACCGTTGAGGAGGCGAAAGCGCAAGACGATAGAGAGGATGACTCGAAGAAGGCAGACGTAAATTCTGACCaagaggatggggttgCGAACTGTGAAGCGGACGGGACGCTAAATCTGGATGAGGCAGAGCAGAATGGCAGTGGGAGCAAAAAGTCGTAG
- a CDS encoding protein BFR2: protein MSGLSLAQQLKQLHSNNVSVPDPENAYSNLDSHDIQRKGDEGREHYVDVGPSRLRMELGGTGGGTLTGPKYEGVKTGRMKIFDDDDEEESEGEEGNEGEGDEDGDEDEEEDEEDFDEEEDEEDDEDDEDEEDEDEEEEEEEEKEKQTYSRINGPKQALDPVASLRNSRLKDIEKGQAIRKQKALFESLITLRITFQKALTAFNTIPNTIPTTLPEDPENELASKKASILKSLGELNERLFTLRKSITLPGESEEEVSHGKRKRDEGDDAQGEVYWIEAAKESLDIADRSHPQLLPILNKWSSKIQAASLQLGSKQAGGSKFLQQMKNGAGGVVEAIESGINSKREAEKTLMESEETGYRALLREVIESRSGSGPAADLTHLRREKKKKREAERGGSKGRKLRYTVHEKAQNFVVPIPLSQGWHEEQVDELFSSLFGGVGMKGATSEKTVGLDVGNADEGLAELGVLRVF, encoded by the exons ATGTCCGGCCTTTCACTCGCCCAACAGCTCAAGCAGCTCCATTCCAATAATGTTTCTGTCCCAGATCCCGAAAACGCCTATTCCAACCTCGACTCACACGATATTCAGCGAAAGGGCGATGAGGGGCGCGAACATTATGTTGATGTGGGACCATCTAGGCTGAGGATGGAGCTCGGAGGGACTGGTGGTGGGACTTTGACAGGGCCAAAGTACGAAGGTGTGAAGActgggaggatgaagatttttgacgatgatgatgaagaggaaagtgaAGGCGAGGAGGGCAATGAGggtgagggagatgaggatggggatgaagatgaagaggaggatgaagaagattttgatgaggaagaagacgaggaagatgatgaggatgatgaagacgaggaggatgaggatgaggaagaggaagaggaagaggaaaaggaaaagcagaCCTATTCTCGAATCAACGGCCCAAAGCAAGCGCTTGACCCCGTCGCTTCTCTCAGAAATTCTCGTCTTAAAGACATAGAAAAGGGTCAGGCCATCCGAAAGCAAAAG GCTCTCTTTGAATCCCTCATCACTCTCCGTATCACTTTCCAAAAAGCGCTCACTGCTTTCAACACTATTCCCAACACTATCCCCACCACTCTTCCCGAAGACCCTGAAAACGAACTCGCTTCCAAAAAGGCTTCCATCCTTAAGAGTCTCGGCGAACTCAATGAACGACTCTTTACATTGAGAAAATCTATTACTTTGCCTGGTGAatcagaagaggaggtttCGCACggcaagagaaaaagggacGAGGGTGACGATGCTCAAGGGGAAGTATATTGGATAGAAGCTGCCAAGGAATCATTGGATATTGCCGACAG ATCCCATCCCCAACTCTTACCCATCCTCAATAAATGGTCAAGCAAAATCCAAGCGGCCTCATTACAGCTCGGCTCAAAACAAGCAGGTGGAAGCAAGTTCCTTCAACAGATGAAGAACGGTGCTGGCGGCGTTGTTGAAGCTATCGAATCTGGTATCAACAGCAAG CGCGAGGCTGAAAAGACACTGAtggagagtgaagagacCGGGTATCGAGCTCTGCTTCGTGAAGTTATCGAGTCTCGATCTGGTTCTGGTCCTGCTGCCGACTTGACTcatttgagaagagaaaagaagaagaagcgagaggCTGAACGTGGTGGTAgtaaaggaaggaagcttCG TTATACTGTGCATGAGAAAGCGCAAAACTTTGTTGTGCCCATTCCCCTTTCTCAAGGATGGCACGAAGAACAAGTAGATGAGCTTTTTTCAAGTCTGTTTGGTGGTGTAGGCATGAAGGGTGCAACATCTGAAAAAACTGTAGGCTTGGACGTTGGCAATGCAGATGAGGGGCTGGCAGAGCTTGGAGTTTTGAGAGTATTCTAG